The Deltaproteobacteria bacterium DNA segment ATCATCCCTCATATGCTGAGATTCATGCTGGGTCCCGATCACCGCCTGCTCCTGCCGGCATCCGTGCTTTTCGGGGCCACCTTCCTGATTGTCACCGATACGATCGCCCGGAGCATCATGGCGCCGTTTGAACTGCCCGTCGGTGTTGTTACCGCCCTGTGCGGTGCCCCCTATTTCCTCTATCTCATGCGGCGAAGGACCTTCTGACCATGCTCATTCTGAAGGCCGATCACATACATTTTGCCTACAACGCCTCTCCCGTGATCCGGGATGTCAGTTTCGGAATTGAAAAGGGCGATTTTCTGGGCCTGATCGGACCCAACGGGGCGGGTAAAACCACCCTGCTCAAACTGATCGACGGGGTGC contains these protein-coding regions:
- a CDS encoding ATP-binding cassette domain-containing protein, which encodes MLILKADHIHFAYNASPVIRDVSFGIEKGDFLGLIGPNGAGKTTLLKLIDGV